The region ATATCAATTTGTACCGGGTTTACCGTTCAGTTCCCGTTCCAGTTCACTCTCCTGATCAGGTTCAGCAGGTTCGATTTTCCGGCGATTGGGGGCTTTATTGGCATTCGACTGGGTGGCCGATTTTTTTAGCGAACTACTTTCTGCAGCCTCTTTCACAGGCTGTTGCGCAGTCATTTTTTCAACAGATGGACGTTTCTCGGGCACAGGAGTATCGACAGTCAGGTCGGCTGTTGCTGAGTCAGCCGGTAGTGCGGGAGTCTGCTCAGTGGCTGATTTGCTGATCGGGGCGGGCTGACATAAGCTGGGAAAAAGCTGGCATTTGTACTTCATACCGGTATAGCCCAGGCCAATGGCAACCACCAGTACGGCAAGAGCGATCCAGCCCTTTCGGGAAGGCTGAACAGGCTGCCGGGTACCACTTGTCAGCTGGGGTAAGTTTCTGACTGGCACTACTTTTTGCACAATCGCCAGCAGGCCCACCGTCCGCCCTTCCAGCGTGACCGTCTGTGTATCATAAGGTGCCTGAACGGTCAATATTGCCTGTTTGGAGGTCAAATTCGGCGATCTGTAACGTATGTGTACATACGTGCCTTCGGGCGATGGCACGAAGGTAAGTTTTGGCTTATAGGTCGGCTGATCGTCCGTTGCCAACAAAAAATGATCCGGAGCATCCGTCTCGATTGTTACGGGAGAGTCTGCGTGCAGCTGCGCAACATTGAGCAGCAAATAGCAGGGCTTATCGACGGCTGTCTGCGTGAATGTAAGTGTCGATTTATTGATCCGTAGGATAGGTTGGTGAATAGACATCTCCATAAGTTTACCGGCAATTTGTTACGCATAGTAAATTGATTAGACGTAACAGCCTTTTTAATGTACCTTTTCAAGTAAATATAAGCATCTATTCGGTAGCTACCGTATGCTTACAAAATCAGCCAGGCAGGGCGAAACCTTACCCGGTTACCACCATTTAACGAAAACCAGTGTTACATATAACACGTATATAGAAGCCACTCAACAAGCTCTATATGGATACCATTCAATTAGTAGGCTACTCACACCAGGTTCTTATAAGTTCAATTGTATGGCTGGAAGGCGATGCAAATTACACCCGGGTACATTTCCAGAACGGTACGATTACTACAATCACACAACCGCTTCATTGGTTTGAGCAAAACCTGAATTTTGTGCGCATACACCGCTCAGCCATTATTAATCCAGCTTACGCCCGTGAATTTGTTCAGAAAAAAGGACGGTCGGGCTGGGTACGCTTACTCGACGATACGGTCATACCTGTTTCCCGCGATCGGCTTCCTTACACGGCGGCTCAACTTACGTCCATAACCAATCAGGAGATGCTTTCGGAAGACATGCAGGACGACCTCTCCGATTATCCAATGGCCGACTGATCAAGACCGTATACGAAGGTTATACCGCTTGCAGTACCCAAAGACAGTTAATTTCTTATCGGGTATAACTACAAAAAAAACTATCTGGCATTACTATAATCTAATATTCTATTTACTACTGCATTTCTTGTTAAACAAATAGGATTAGAATAAAGACAAACGATCACAAATAGTGGGAATAGGTTAAATAGATCACTAGCGTCAACCCGTACCATTTTTTTGTTCTCACAAGCTCCCCATCTAGCTTTATAGTAGGTATTCATTCAAAATCAAGGGAAATCAGAAGTCGCCCGGAGGCTACTTACTGCTGCTGGCGCCTTTACTGCATCTCTTGCTGCCCCGGCTTATTCAGGCGTGTACTGCACTAGCTTATTCTACTACTCAAACGTTTCTATCTTATGAATGCACCGGTAATTTTATTTGCCTTCAAGCGCCCCCATGAACTTAAAGCAACCATACAGGCCCTGGAGGCAAACTACCTGGCTCCGGAGAGTGACCTTTATATCTTCGCCGATGCGCCAAAGCGGCCGGAAGACTGGCTCAAGGTAAATGAAGTCCGGCAGCTTTTAGATGGCATTTCGGGCTTTCGAACCATTCACCGCGACTACGCCCAAACCAATATCGGTTGTGCCGATTCAGTTATCCGGGGCATCTCTTATGTGCTGTCCCGGCACCCGACAGCCATCATTGTTGAAGACGACCTGATTACCTCCCCCAATTTCCTGGATTTTATGAACCAGGGCCTACGGCAGTACGCCCTCAATCGGCGGGTGTATTCGGTGGCGGGCTATACGTTCCCGTTTCAAAAACCCCGGACGCACGAGACAGACGCTTACATGATTCCGCGCCATAGCCCGTGGGGATGGGCCACCTGGGCCGACCGCTGGGCATCCATCGACTGGGACATGAAGGCTTACCCGGCGTTCATGCAGGACAAGCAACAGCAAAAAGCATTCATGCAGGGCGGCTCCGACCTGCTCGGCATGTTGCGCGATCAGATGGAAGGCCGGGCCGATGCCTGGGATATCCGCTTCTGTTTCAACCGGTTCAACGACAACGGGCTAACGGTTTATCCCACCAAA is a window of Spirosoma linguale DSM 74 DNA encoding:
- a CDS encoding hypothetical protein (KEGG: CH73-339D2.1; novel protein similar to H.sapiens PCLO,    piccolo (presynaptic cytomatrix protein) (PCLO)), giving the protein MEMSIHQPILRINKSTLTFTQTAVDKPCYLLLNVAQLHADSPVTIETDAPDHFLLATDDQPTYKPKLTFVPSPEGTYVHIRYRSPNLTSKQAILTVQAPYDTQTVTLEGRTVGLLAIVQKVVPVRNLPQLTSGTRQPVQPSRKGWIALAVLVVAIGLGYTGMKYKCQLFPSLCQPAPISKSATEQTPALPADSATADLTVDTPVPEKRPSVEKMTAQQPVKEAAESSSLKKSATQSNANKAPNRRKIEPAEPDQESELERELNGKPGTN
- a CDS encoding glycosyltransferase (KEGG: gbm:Gbem_2567 glycosyltransferase), whose amino-acid sequence is MNAPVILFAFKRPHELKATIQALEANYLAPESDLYIFADAPKRPEDWLKVNEVRQLLDGISGFRTIHRDYAQTNIGCADSVIRGISYVLSRHPTAIIVEDDLITSPNFLDFMNQGLRQYALNRRVYSVAGYTFPFQKPRTHETDAYMIPRHSPWGWATWADRWASIDWDMKAYPAFMQDKQQQKAFMQGGSDLLGMLRDQMEGRADAWDIRFCFNRFNDNGLTVYPTKSKVQNIGFGEEATHTNIYNRYKTDLDDGTQRTFTFPRLVQTTDYYHQQTLRRYSVPIRIFNRLKTIAGMR